One genomic window of Microbacterium testaceum StLB037 includes the following:
- a CDS encoding right-handed parallel beta-helix repeat-containing protein has translation MVQEDSGRITYGPDAWQELTNPNDLGGTSRFRTTPGWAEIQFTGSAIEWIGRKSPRSGIARVLIDGAETERVDRYAAADQYQQQLLGPASDPAGFGTHTLRIEWTSDANASTSAVRSIHVDAFKVLDFSALEGQPISLVTPAQSDTYAKRSGVTVSWPKADSAVKYNVYRSSSGQPRALARVVGGSNNTAWLDSGLEFGRSYQYDVTAVSKDGTESQPSSRVSYQQPYLQPRATDVSECPAPTVTVTDTASATAAIASAQPGTTIRLADGVYGPLVVNDKHGTAEQRISICGTRDAIIRPFPDTFNMVDGIGVRVQGSSFITLNGFTIQNAQKGVALASTSDSRVYGLRVTNTSQGGIYAQTGSSDNLIAANQISHTGLDESIPKGGIWHQDGRYGEGIYVGNSQGNDTCEPNCAPDASDRNVIIWNTITDVTAEGIEAKEQSTGGLIYNNTVAFSSTHQAAIYSALQIKGDGYLVYRNNITSGLKYGIRSVTTQVGDRDWGYDNVFASNTITLTSEIDPAEYGFLQNYGTANVFGCDNTLDSSPSVPLVASPTVCEP, from the coding sequence GTGGTGCAGGAGGATAGCGGGCGCATCACCTACGGCCCGGATGCGTGGCAGGAATTGACGAACCCGAACGATCTCGGCGGCACCAGCCGCTTCCGAACAACGCCAGGATGGGCCGAGATCCAATTCACCGGATCGGCGATCGAGTGGATCGGGCGCAAGAGTCCCCGCTCCGGGATTGCACGCGTTTTGATCGACGGAGCTGAAACGGAGCGAGTGGACCGCTACGCCGCTGCGGATCAGTACCAACAGCAACTGCTCGGACCAGCCTCGGATCCCGCTGGATTCGGCACTCACACTCTCAGGATCGAGTGGACCTCCGACGCGAACGCTTCTACCTCAGCGGTGCGGAGTATCCATGTCGACGCCTTCAAGGTCCTCGATTTCTCTGCCCTCGAGGGTCAGCCCATCAGTCTGGTGACCCCCGCACAGTCGGACACGTACGCGAAACGCTCGGGCGTCACAGTGTCGTGGCCGAAGGCCGACTCAGCCGTGAAGTACAACGTGTATCGGTCCTCGTCCGGCCAACCGCGGGCGCTGGCCCGGGTCGTCGGCGGATCCAACAACACAGCGTGGCTCGACTCTGGGCTCGAGTTCGGGCGGAGCTATCAGTACGACGTGACAGCAGTATCCAAAGACGGGACTGAATCCCAACCGTCATCGCGTGTCAGCTACCAACAGCCCTATCTGCAGCCGCGCGCGACCGATGTGTCTGAATGTCCGGCCCCGACCGTGACGGTTACGGATACGGCATCTGCGACCGCTGCGATCGCGTCCGCCCAACCGGGCACAACGATTCGCCTCGCAGATGGTGTCTACGGCCCGCTTGTCGTAAATGACAAACATGGCACCGCAGAGCAGAGGATCTCGATTTGCGGTACCCGAGATGCCATCATCCGTCCCTTCCCCGACACGTTCAACATGGTCGACGGAATCGGTGTGAGGGTGCAAGGAAGCTCCTTCATCACCTTGAACGGTTTCACTATCCAGAACGCACAGAAGGGTGTTGCACTGGCATCCACCAGTGATTCCCGCGTCTATGGCCTTCGCGTGACGAACACGTCGCAGGGTGGTATCTATGCCCAGACCGGATCGAGCGACAACCTGATCGCCGCTAATCAGATCTCTCACACTGGCCTCGATGAAAGCATTCCCAAGGGAGGAATTTGGCATCAAGATGGCCGGTACGGCGAGGGCATCTATGTCGGCAATTCCCAAGGGAATGACACCTGTGAGCCAAATTGCGCTCCGGATGCGAGCGACCGAAATGTGATCATCTGGAACACGATCACCGACGTCACTGCGGAGGGAATCGAAGCTAAGGAGCAGTCGACCGGCGGCCTGATCTACAACAATACGGTGGCGTTCTCATCGACGCACCAAGCTGCGATCTACTCGGCCCTCCAGATCAAGGGAGACGGCTATCTCGTCTACAGGAACAACATCACTAGCGGGCTGAAGTACGGCATCCGATCGGTCACAACGCAGGTTGGTGACCGCGATTGGGGGTACGACAATGTCTTCGCCTCGAACACGATCACGCTCACCAGTGAAATCGATCCCGCTGAGTACGGATTCCTGCAGAACTACGGCACAGCGAATGTCTTCGGCTGCGACAACACACTCGACTCGAGTCCGTCTGTGCCGCTCGTCGCTTCGCCCACCGTTTGTGAGCCGTAG
- a CDS encoding DUF732 domain-containing protein: MRRVLIPGVLALLLALSGCVYAQDAAEQSEPAPTAFSTQDGTDSAVSAEPTDAPVDEAGGAPTDAPVDDPGIPGAPIAVPDEDTSGPSDMLTAIRLTVVELGGDVGAEQVASAADYTCDQLAAGVDRGSIVALQGDIPAGANETLVQLAADEYCPIR, encoded by the coding sequence ATGAGGCGCGTGTTGATCCCCGGCGTGCTGGCTCTCCTGCTGGCGCTGTCCGGGTGCGTCTACGCGCAGGATGCCGCGGAGCAGTCGGAACCAGCTCCGACGGCGTTCTCCACCCAGGACGGAACGGACAGCGCGGTCTCCGCGGAGCCGACCGACGCACCGGTCGACGAAGCCGGCGGTGCGCCGACCGACGCACCGGTCGACGATCCGGGGATACCCGGGGCGCCGATCGCGGTACCCGACGAGGACACGTCCGGGCCATCAGACATGCTGACGGCGATTCGGCTCACGGTCGTCGAACTCGGCGGCGACGTGGGCGCGGAGCAGGTCGCGTCGGCGGCCGACTATACGTGCGATCAACTCGCCGCCGGCGTCGACCGGGGCAGCATCGTTGCCCTGCAGGGAGACATCCCCGCGGGTGCCAACGAGACACTCGTCCAGCTCGCCGCTGACGAGTACTGCCCGATCCGGTGA
- a CDS encoding YajQ family cyclic di-GMP-binding protein: MASDSSFDIVSKIDRQEADNALNQAHKEVEQRYDFKGTDASIAWSGESIVIKANSEERANAVLDVFQTKLIKRGISLKSLESGEPVQSGKEYRITSTLKEGISQEIAKKIGKIIRDEGPKGVKSQIQGDELRVQSKSRDDLQEVQRLLKAADLDVDLQFTNYR; this comes from the coding sequence ATGGCAAGCGACAGCTCATTTGACATCGTCTCGAAAATTGATCGACAGGAAGCCGACAACGCCCTGAACCAGGCTCACAAAGAAGTTGAGCAGCGGTACGACTTCAAAGGCACCGATGCGTCGATCGCCTGGAGCGGCGAGTCGATCGTCATCAAGGCGAACTCCGAAGAGCGCGCCAACGCCGTCCTCGACGTGTTCCAGACGAAGCTCATCAAGCGCGGCATCTCGCTGAAGAGCCTCGAGAGCGGCGAGCCGGTGCAGAGCGGCAAGGAGTACCGGATCACCTCCACGCTGAAGGAGGGCATCTCGCAGGAGATCGCGAAGAAGATCGGCAAGATCATCCGCGACGAGGGCCCCAAGGGCGTCAAGTCGCAGATCCAGGGCGACGAACTGCGCGTCCAGTCGAAGTCGCGCGACGACCTGCAGGAAGTCCAGCGTCTGCTGAAGGCCGCCGACCTCGACGTGGATCTGCAGTTCACGAACTACCGGTGA
- a CDS encoding dihydrofolate reductase family protein, which produces MAVRVDLNISLDGVAAPADQTAENPMGEDWGRLVADYMATQTFRARVFGDTSGSGTTGVDDRYAAAYFEGIGAEVMGAAMFGLHSFPDDPDWRGWWGDEPPFRVPVLVLTHLERAPITFDNGTSFEFMSSGITDAVARARELAGDADVRVGGGLSTVRAALEADLVDRLHVAVRPVILGRGGRLWDGLRGLDERYTVTTEVAESGVIHVTYAR; this is translated from the coding sequence ATGGCCGTCCGCGTCGATCTGAACATCTCGCTCGATGGGGTGGCGGCACCCGCCGACCAGACCGCCGAGAACCCCATGGGCGAGGACTGGGGGCGTCTCGTCGCGGACTACATGGCGACGCAGACCTTCCGGGCGCGCGTCTTCGGTGACACCTCCGGTTCCGGCACGACGGGCGTGGACGACCGCTACGCCGCCGCGTACTTCGAGGGCATCGGCGCCGAGGTCATGGGCGCGGCGATGTTCGGCCTGCACTCCTTCCCCGACGACCCCGATTGGCGCGGCTGGTGGGGCGACGAGCCGCCCTTCCGCGTTCCGGTCCTCGTGCTCACGCATCTCGAGCGCGCGCCGATCACGTTCGACAACGGCACGAGCTTCGAGTTCATGTCATCCGGGATCACGGATGCCGTCGCCCGAGCGCGCGAGCTCGCGGGCGATGCCGACGTGCGTGTGGGCGGTGGGCTCTCGACCGTCCGCGCCGCGCTCGAGGCCGACCTCGTCGACCGTCTGCACGTCGCCGTCCGCCCGGTGATCCTCGGACGGGGCGGCCGCCTCTGGGACGGACTGCGCGGTCTCGACGAGCGCTACACCGTGACGACGGAGGTCGCCGAGAGCGGAGTCATCCACGTCACCTATGCCCGCTAG
- the aztB gene encoding zinc ABC transporter permease AztB: MSLFADPFSFEFVQRAFWGGSLVAVLCGIAGTWVIVRGMAFLGEALAHGMLPGVALATVLGLPVLLGAAASAVVMSLGIGALQRRGRLSYDTSIGLLFVGMLALGVIVISHAGSFATDATAILFGDILAIGVDDLVVLAVAVALGLVTAVLAHRSLVAVAIDERVAHVLGLRPRLAQTALVGLVTLAVVASYQAVGSLLVVGLLVAPAVAARPWTHRIPTTMALAALIGVAAVFGGLVISWHAATAAGATIAATAIAAAGASGVLRVTVTALRRRVAPAVPVPL, encoded by the coding sequence GTGTCCCTTTTCGCCGATCCGTTCTCGTTCGAGTTCGTGCAGCGCGCGTTCTGGGGCGGGTCGCTCGTCGCCGTGCTGTGCGGGATCGCCGGCACGTGGGTGATCGTGCGCGGCATGGCGTTCCTCGGCGAAGCGCTCGCGCACGGCATGCTCCCCGGCGTCGCTCTCGCGACTGTGCTCGGACTGCCCGTGCTCCTCGGCGCCGCCGCGAGCGCGGTGGTCATGAGCCTCGGCATCGGAGCGCTCCAGCGTCGTGGGCGCCTGTCGTACGACACGAGCATCGGGCTGCTGTTCGTGGGCATGCTCGCGCTCGGGGTCATCGTGATCTCGCACGCCGGGAGCTTCGCGACGGATGCCACGGCTATCCTCTTCGGCGACATCCTCGCCATCGGGGTCGATGACCTCGTCGTGCTCGCCGTCGCGGTCGCGCTCGGCCTCGTCACGGCGGTGCTCGCGCACCGGAGCCTCGTCGCCGTCGCGATCGACGAGCGCGTCGCGCACGTGCTCGGGCTGCGGCCCCGCCTCGCGCAGACCGCTCTCGTCGGGCTCGTCACCCTCGCGGTGGTGGCCTCCTATCAAGCCGTCGGTTCGCTCCTGGTCGTGGGGCTGCTCGTGGCCCCGGCCGTCGCGGCGCGCCCGTGGACCCACCGCATCCCCACGACGATGGCGCTCGCCGCGCTCATCGGGGTGGCCGCGGTCTTCGGGGGCCTCGTGATCTCGTGGCACGCCGCCACGGCCGCGGGCGCGACGATAGCCGCCACCGCCATCGCCGCCGCGGGGGCGTCGGGTGTGCTGCGTGTCACCGTCACCGCACTCCGGCGCCGTGTCGCCCCCGCCGTTCCTGTTCCCCTCTGA
- a CDS encoding AMP-binding protein — protein MIPTVSATERYRAARDELLAARTDPDRAAAFTWPRFDGPFNWAIDWFDPMARGNDAPALIVVDDDGTHHQRTFDELARRSDQVAAWLASRGVRRGDAVLLMLGNQVELWEAMLGIMKLGGVIAPTTTALGARDLADRIERAEIRHVIVGAADADKFDDLPEGLGRIVVGGEHPGWAAYEEAFLAEAGPARHPGTVADDRLLLYFTSGTTSKPKLVEHTHASYPVGHFTTMYWLGLQPGDVHLAISSPGWAKHAWSLFFAPWIAGATVLALNYSRFSAERLLDELERDRVTTFCAPPTVWRMLIQADLTGRRGALREVVSAGEPLNPEVIATVQRAWGLDIRDGYGQTEMTAVVANTPGAELVPGSMGRPLPGCPVVLIDPVTGEPADEGEICLDLSERPLNLMTGYVGDAERNDESTANGLFHTGDVARRDALGTITYIGRTDDVFKSSDYKISPFELESVLIEHPAVVEAAVVPAPDDLRLSVPKAYVVLASGFEPGEDVAIDILRYAREKLAPFQRLRRVEFLELPKTISGKIRRVELRQREEAVVRGEVTPVEWRDDALRG, from the coding sequence ATGATCCCCACCGTCTCCGCCACCGAGCGCTACCGCGCCGCCCGCGACGAGCTCCTCGCGGCGCGCACCGACCCCGATCGGGCGGCCGCGTTCACCTGGCCCCGGTTCGACGGACCGTTCAACTGGGCGATCGACTGGTTCGACCCCATGGCGCGCGGAAACGACGCTCCCGCGCTGATCGTCGTCGACGACGACGGCACCCACCACCAGCGCACGTTCGACGAGCTCGCGCGCCGCTCGGATCAGGTCGCCGCATGGTTGGCATCCCGAGGCGTCCGCCGCGGCGACGCGGTACTGCTCATGCTCGGCAACCAGGTCGAGCTGTGGGAGGCGATGCTCGGCATCATGAAGCTCGGCGGCGTGATCGCCCCGACCACGACCGCTCTCGGTGCGCGCGACCTCGCCGACCGGATCGAGAGGGCCGAGATCCGGCACGTCATCGTGGGAGCTGCGGATGCCGACAAGTTCGACGATCTGCCCGAGGGCCTCGGCCGCATCGTCGTGGGCGGTGAGCACCCGGGATGGGCCGCGTACGAGGAGGCGTTCCTCGCCGAGGCGGGGCCCGCGCGGCATCCGGGGACCGTCGCGGACGACCGCCTGCTCCTCTACTTCACGTCGGGGACGACGTCGAAGCCGAAGCTCGTCGAGCACACGCACGCGTCGTACCCCGTCGGGCACTTCACGACCATGTACTGGCTGGGTCTGCAGCCCGGCGACGTGCACCTCGCGATCAGCTCGCCGGGGTGGGCGAAGCACGCGTGGAGCCTCTTCTTCGCGCCGTGGATCGCCGGGGCGACGGTGCTCGCGCTGAACTACTCCCGGTTCTCGGCCGAGCGCCTGCTCGACGAGCTCGAGCGCGACCGGGTGACGACGTTCTGCGCCCCGCCGACGGTGTGGCGGATGCTGATCCAGGCCGATCTCACCGGGCGTCGCGGGGCCCTGCGCGAGGTCGTTTCGGCGGGGGAGCCCCTCAACCCCGAGGTCATCGCGACCGTGCAGCGCGCGTGGGGCCTCGACATCCGCGACGGCTACGGCCAGACCGAGATGACCGCCGTCGTCGCGAACACGCCGGGCGCCGAGCTCGTTCCCGGGTCGATGGGACGCCCGCTGCCCGGCTGCCCGGTCGTGCTGATCGACCCGGTGACCGGGGAGCCGGCCGACGAGGGCGAGATCTGCCTCGACCTGTCGGAGCGGCCGCTCAACCTCATGACCGGGTACGTCGGTGACGCGGAGCGCAACGACGAGTCGACCGCGAACGGTCTGTTCCACACGGGCGATGTCGCGCGCCGCGACGCCCTCGGCACCATCACCTACATCGGCCGCACCGATGACGTGTTCAAGTCCTCCGACTACAAGATCAGCCCGTTCGAGCTCGAGAGCGTGCTCATCGAGCATCCCGCCGTCGTCGAGGCGGCGGTGGTCCCCGCGCCCGACGATCTGCGCCTGTCCGTGCCCAAGGCGTACGTCGTCCTGGCATCCGGATTCGAGCCCGGCGAGGACGTCGCGATCGACATCCTCCGCTACGCGCGGGAGAAGCTCGCTCCGTTCCAGCGGCTGCGCCGCGTCGAGTTCCTCGAGCTCCCCAAGACGATCTCGGGCAAGATCCGTCGCGTCGAGCTGCGCCAGCGCGAGGAGGCCGTGGTGCGCGGCGAGGTCACTCCGGTGGAGTGGCGCGACGACGCCTTGCGGGGATGA
- a CDS encoding MarR family winged helix-turn-helix transcriptional regulator, which produces MSDASSVLLDALDSYVDAGRDALVAARKVLSVSDLEARAIQSVGAHPGIRPSVLREHLDVTSAGVTTLVDRLVGRGILRRELDADDRRVNHIHLEIDLNVEPWSALRRFEIEVRQAVRAESPEASLVFAEMLRRVTARARATI; this is translated from the coding sequence GTGTCCGACGCGTCATCTGTCCTCCTCGACGCTCTCGACTCTTATGTCGACGCGGGCCGAGATGCCCTGGTCGCGGCGCGGAAAGTGCTCAGTGTCAGTGACCTCGAGGCGCGCGCGATCCAGAGTGTCGGCGCTCATCCCGGCATCCGCCCCTCGGTGCTCCGCGAGCACCTGGATGTGACGTCTGCGGGGGTGACGACGCTCGTGGATCGGCTCGTCGGCAGGGGGATCCTGCGGCGCGAGCTCGACGCGGACGATCGTCGGGTGAATCACATCCATCTCGAGATCGACCTGAACGTCGAGCCGTGGTCGGCCCTCCGGCGCTTCGAGATCGAGGTCCGGCAGGCGGTTCGAGCGGAATCGCCGGAGGCATCCCTCGTCTTCGCCGAGATGCTGCGCCGCGTCACGGCGCGAGCGCGCGCGACGATCTGA
- a CDS encoding GNAT family N-acetyltransferase, giving the protein MTPFSLRDARLVLNQPTLADVDDITRYCSDPVFEHYLTTPWPYTRDDAVGFVEGYVADGWAENREWTWAVRETDAGPLLGVIGVRVPWGMVGYWLGAEHRGRGLMPEALDAVIDATFARTEIDAVLWECVVGNVASMRVAQKCGFRYTGVRPGQVRGRDGEQSASWTGALRRDDDRSLKDGWPVEP; this is encoded by the coding sequence ATGACGCCGTTTTCGCTGCGCGACGCTCGTCTCGTCCTGAACCAGCCGACGCTCGCCGACGTCGACGACATCACCCGCTACTGCTCCGACCCGGTGTTCGAGCACTACCTCACGACGCCGTGGCCGTACACCCGCGACGACGCGGTCGGTTTCGTCGAGGGATACGTCGCCGACGGCTGGGCCGAGAACCGGGAGTGGACCTGGGCCGTCCGAGAGACGGATGCCGGACCCTTGCTCGGCGTGATCGGTGTCCGCGTGCCGTGGGGCATGGTCGGCTACTGGCTCGGGGCCGAGCACCGCGGTCGCGGTCTCATGCCCGAAGCCCTCGACGCGGTCATCGACGCCACCTTCGCGCGTACCGAGATCGACGCGGTGCTCTGGGAATGCGTCGTCGGCAACGTCGCGTCGATGCGGGTCGCCCAGAAGTGCGGGTTCCGCTACACCGGGGTGCGGCCCGGGCAGGTGCGCGGGCGCGACGGCGAGCAGTCGGCATCCTGGACCGGAGCGCTGCGGCGCGACGACGACCGCTCGCTCAAGGACGGGTGGCCGGTCGAGCCCTAA
- the arr gene encoding NAD(+)--rifampin ADP-ribosyltransferase gives MSEILDAGPFFHGTKAALRVGDLLTPGFPSNYRPEILMNHVYFTSRLDGAGLAAEIIPGDGPPRVYEVEPTGEFEDDPNVTDKKFPGNPTRSFRSAAPLRIVAERDDWTRLTPEALETWRRRLTEMRDENAEIIN, from the coding sequence GTGAGCGAGATCCTGGATGCCGGCCCTTTCTTCCACGGCACGAAAGCCGCCCTGCGGGTCGGCGACCTGCTGACCCCCGGGTTCCCGTCGAATTACCGGCCCGAGATACTGATGAACCACGTGTACTTCACCTCGCGGCTCGACGGGGCGGGTCTGGCCGCCGAGATCATCCCCGGCGACGGGCCTCCGCGCGTCTACGAGGTCGAGCCGACCGGGGAGTTCGAGGACGACCCCAACGTGACCGACAAGAAGTTCCCGGGCAACCCGACGCGCTCGTTCCGCAGCGCCGCGCCTCTGCGCATCGTCGCCGAACGCGACGACTGGACGCGGCTCACCCCCGAGGCTCTCGAGACCTGGCGTCGGCGTCTCACCGAGATGCGCGATGAGAACGCCGAGATCATCAACTGA
- the aztC gene encoding zinc ABC transporter substrate-binding protein AztC, whose amino-acid sequence MRKLLALAVTGVLLALTGCAGTAASDRPLVVVTTNILGDVVSHLVGDDVEVLTLMRPGADPHSFEISAAEAARLRSADLLVANGLGLEEGLQQHLDAAASEGVETFVAGDAVTVLPYTSTDAGGADDPHFWTDPAQMIAVVDALTPVLERLGGAAVAEHAAAYRADLEDLDAAMTAAFAAIPAERRALVTNHHVFGYLADRFDFRLIGAVIPGGTTLAAPSASDLADLVAAIDEAGVPTIFAESSSPDRLVRALADEADRRVEVIELFTESLTDASGDAPDYLTMMRVNTERIARGLSP is encoded by the coding sequence ATGAGGAAGCTCCTCGCCCTCGCCGTGACCGGCGTCCTGCTCGCGCTCACCGGGTGCGCCGGCACGGCGGCATCGGATCGCCCGCTCGTCGTCGTGACGACCAACATTCTCGGCGACGTCGTGTCGCACCTCGTCGGCGACGACGTCGAGGTACTGACGCTCATGCGCCCCGGGGCCGATCCGCACTCGTTCGAGATCTCCGCCGCGGAGGCCGCGCGCCTGCGCTCGGCCGACCTGCTCGTCGCGAACGGTCTCGGACTCGAGGAGGGGCTGCAGCAGCACCTCGACGCGGCGGCATCCGAGGGGGTGGAGACGTTCGTCGCCGGCGATGCCGTGACCGTGCTGCCCTACACCTCGACGGACGCCGGCGGCGCCGACGATCCGCACTTCTGGACCGACCCGGCGCAGATGATCGCGGTCGTCGATGCGCTCACCCCGGTCCTCGAGCGACTCGGTGGTGCCGCGGTCGCCGAGCACGCCGCCGCCTATCGCGCCGACCTCGAGGACCTGGATGCCGCGATGACCGCCGCCTTCGCCGCGATCCCGGCGGAGCGTCGTGCTCTCGTCACGAACCACCACGTGTTCGGGTACCTCGCCGACCGCTTCGACTTTCGCCTGATCGGGGCGGTGATCCCCGGCGGGACCACGCTCGCCGCGCCCAGCGCGAGCGATCTCGCCGACCTCGTCGCGGCCATCGATGAGGCGGGGGTCCCGACGATCTTCGCCGAGTCCTCATCGCCCGACCGCCTCGTCCGGGCGCTCGCGGACGAGGCCGACCGCCGCGTCGAGGTGATCGAGCTGTTCACCGAGTCGCTCACCGACGCCTCGGGCGACGCCCCCGACTACCTGACCATGATGCGCGTCAACACGGAGCGCATCGCCCGCGGCCTGTCGCCCTGA
- the aztA gene encoding zinc ABC transporter ATP-binding protein AztA translates to MPPASASLRGIRVDFPGTRAVDDVDLDIAPGVLTAIVGPNGAGKSTLLEVLAGTRRPTAGRVDVHGHSRAFVPQRAAVSDRLPLTVREMVAVGTWGRRGRLRRSSPTRRAAVDDAMARLDITPLARHPFTSLSGGQRQRALLAQGLARAADLLLLDEPTTGLDAHSGALIRAAIADETRRGTSVVCVSHDDALVACATRLVRLEGGRVRSSRALAP, encoded by the coding sequence ATGCCCCCCGCCTCCGCCTCCCTCCGCGGCATCCGCGTCGACTTCCCCGGCACGCGAGCCGTCGATGACGTCGATCTCGACATCGCCCCGGGAGTCCTCACCGCGATCGTCGGCCCCAACGGCGCGGGCAAGTCGACGCTTCTCGAGGTCCTGGCCGGCACCCGGCGGCCGACCGCGGGACGCGTCGACGTCCACGGGCACTCCCGCGCTTTCGTCCCCCAGCGCGCAGCCGTCTCCGATCGCCTCCCCCTGACGGTGCGTGAGATGGTCGCGGTGGGGACCTGGGGTCGCCGCGGCCGCCTCCGACGGAGTTCACCGACGCGGCGCGCCGCCGTCGACGACGCGATGGCCCGTCTTGACATCACGCCCCTCGCGCGGCATCCCTTCACCTCCCTCTCAGGCGGTCAGCGGCAGCGGGCGCTCCTGGCACAGGGCCTCGCGCGCGCGGCCGACCTCCTGCTCCTCGACGAGCCCACCACGGGACTCGACGCGCACAGCGGCGCGCTCATCCGCGCCGCGATCGCGGACGAGACGCGACGCGGGACCTCCGTCGTCTGCGTGAGCCACGACGACGCACTCGTCGCGTGCGCGACACGTCTCGTTCGGCTCGAGGGCGGTCGCGTCAGATCGTCGCGCGCGCTCGCGCCGTGA
- a CDS encoding FBP domain-containing protein, which produces MRALTETEVRDAFINATPDELRVIAMPHDFVLTDWDHLDFFAWRDPRTRGRGYVIAERDGEPTGVVLRAAEGQSRARSAMCNLCHTMQPGDQVSLFTARKAGSAGEQGDTVGTYMCADLSCHETVRLAAPLAPSEIRASVDRKIDGTKRRTEEFVDRVREVADIAR; this is translated from the coding sequence ATGCGAGCACTCACCGAGACCGAGGTCCGGGACGCGTTCATCAACGCCACCCCCGACGAATTGCGTGTCATCGCGATGCCCCACGACTTCGTCCTGACGGACTGGGATCACCTCGACTTCTTCGCGTGGCGCGACCCGCGGACCCGCGGCCGCGGCTACGTCATCGCCGAGCGCGACGGTGAGCCCACGGGGGTGGTGCTCCGCGCCGCGGAAGGCCAGTCGCGCGCTCGATCGGCCATGTGCAACCTCTGCCACACGATGCAGCCCGGAGACCAGGTGTCGCTGTTCACGGCCCGCAAGGCCGGGTCCGCGGGGGAGCAGGGCGACACCGTCGGCACGTACATGTGCGCCGATCTGTCGTGCCACGAGACGGTGCGTCTGGCGGCGCCCCTCGCCCCGAGCGAGATCCGCGCGAGCGTGGATCGCAAGATCGACGGCACGAAGCGGCGGACCGAGGAGTTCGTTGACCGCGTCCGGGAGGTCGCCGACATCGCGCGGTGA
- a CDS encoding SGNH/GDSL hydrolase family protein, which translates to MKRRVGIVAASVLGGAIVVVAALLLTRGGTDATPAASATSTSPERTATPTRTPSPSPTRTATPTPTPTTPGLLRIPRDAAGDARVLITGDSLAAGFFASTEAQGFSALVTGALGRVTPTTVSRAHETLSTVAGVTDVPADLGLAVIELGTNDVGIPTPLADFEAQYAELVGRIRTSSPRAAIVCTGTWTVDGAEYDGIIAGVCTANAGRYVSLADLFATPEFHGPAGRDTFVGAGDDFHPNDAGHRAIADAVLAVLAH; encoded by the coding sequence ATGAAGCGCCGCGTCGGGATCGTCGCGGCGTCCGTCCTCGGGGGCGCCATCGTGGTCGTCGCGGCGTTGCTGCTCACCCGCGGAGGGACGGATGCCACGCCCGCCGCGTCAGCGACCTCGACGTCGCCGGAGCGCACCGCGACTCCGACGCGCACGCCCTCGCCGAGCCCTACACGGACGGCGACCCCGACGCCGACGCCGACGACGCCGGGGCTGCTCCGCATCCCGCGCGACGCGGCGGGGGACGCTCGCGTGCTCATCACCGGTGATTCGCTCGCGGCTGGATTCTTCGCCTCCACCGAAGCGCAGGGTTTCTCCGCCCTCGTCACCGGGGCCTTGGGCCGAGTCACGCCGACGACGGTCTCCCGCGCGCACGAGACGCTCTCCACGGTGGCCGGTGTGACCGACGTTCCCGCCGACCTCGGCCTCGCGGTGATCGAGTTGGGGACCAACGATGTCGGCATCCCGACCCCGCTCGCGGATTTCGAGGCGCAGTACGCCGAACTCGTCGGACGCATCCGCACCTCGTCACCGCGGGCCGCCATCGTGTGCACCGGCACCTGGACGGTCGACGGAGCCGAGTACGACGGGATCATCGCGGGGGTCTGCACCGCGAACGCGGGACGATACGTGTCTCTCGCCGACCTTTTCGCCACGCCGGAATTCCACGGGCCGGCGGGCCGTGACACCTTCGTCGGCGCGGGCGATGACTTCCACCCCAACGACGCGGGACACCGCGCGATCGCCGACGCCGTCCTGGCGGTGCTCGCGCACTGA